The DNA sequence TTCTCGCCATTGATTGCTTACCGTTGCTGTAGTCGGTCGACAGCCGGACTCCCGGTCACCCCGAGGCCCATGACACCCCCGGTATTGAGGTCACCACTGGTCCTCTTGGCCAGGGTATCTCCAACGCCGTTGGTCTGGCCATTGCCCAGGCTCACACCGCGGCTACCTTCAACAAGCCCGGTTTCGACCTCGTCAACAACCACACcttcgtcttcctcggcgatggctgcCTCATGGAGGGTGTCTCGAGCGAGGCCTGCTCTCTCGCTGGTCACCTCCAGCTCGGCAACCTGATCGCCGTCTGGGACGACAACAAGATCACCATTGACGGTGACACTGCCGTCGCCTTCACTGAGGATGTCCCCAAGCGATATGAGGCCTACGGCTGGCAGGTCCTCACCGTCGAGGACGGTGACCACGACCTCGAGGGCATTgaggctgccatcaaggaggccaaggccaacacTGAGAAGCCCACTCTTATCCAGCTCAAGACCACCATTGGTTTCGGCTCCCTGAAGCAGGGTACCCACGGTGTCCACGGCTCTCCCCTCAAGGCTGACGAcatcaagcagctcaaggagaagttCGGCTTCAACCCCGAGGAGAGCTTCGTCGTCCCCCAGGAGGTCTACGACCTCTACGGCAAGCACTCTTCCGAGGGTGCCGCCGCTGAGCAGGAGTGGAACCAGCTCTTTGCCAAGTACAAGGAGCAGTTCCCCACCGAGGCCGCTGATCTCGTCCGACGACAGACTGGCGACCTCCCCGAGGGCTGGGAGAAGAACCTCCCCGTCTACAGCCCCTCCGACCCCGCCATCGCCTCGCGAAAGCTGTCCGAGACTGTTCTCCAGAAGGTCCACGAGGCCATCCCCGAGCTCTTTGGTGGTTCCGCCGATCTGACTGGCTCCAACCTGACCCGATGGAAGGATGCCGTCGACTTCCAGCCCAAGTCGACCGGTCTCGGCGACTACAGCGGCCGATATGTTCGATATGGTGTCCGTGAGCACGCCATGGGTGCCATCCTCAACGGTCTCGCTGCCTACGGCACCATCCTGCCCTACGCCGGTACCTTCCTGAACTTCGTCTCGTACGCTGCTGGTGCCGTCCGTCTGTCGGCTCTGTCCCGCGTCCGCACCATCTGGGTCGCCACCCACGACTCCATCGGTCTTGGTGAGGATGGTCCTACTCACCAGCCTATTGAGACTCTTGCCCACTTCCGTGCTCTCCCCAACACTCTCGTCTGGCGACCTGCCGACGGTAACGAGACCAGCGGTGCTTACTACGTCGCCCTGACCTCCAAGGAGACTCCCAGCATCATTGCTCTGACCCGCCAGAACCTTCCCCAGCTCGAGGGCTCGACCAtcgagaaggctgccaagggtgGTTACGTCCTGCGCGAGGTCGAGGGCGCCGACATCACCCTCGTCGCCACTGGTTCCGAGGTTGCCATTGCCCTCgatgctgtcaaggtcctcgaggagaacCACAACATCAAGGCCCGTGTCGTCTCCCTGCCCTGCTTCGAGGCCTTTGACCTCCAGGATCAGGAGTACCGCCTGTCTGTCCTCCCCGACGGCATCCCCTCGCTGTCCGTTGAGGTCATGAGCACCATGGGTTGGGAGCGCTACACCCACGAGCAGTTCGGCATCAACCGCTTCGGTGCTTCTGGTGCCTACAAGGATGTTTACAAGGCAAGTCATCCCCTACCCCTGGTCAGCTTAAGCTTGGGCCAGGCGATTCCCCAGATCTCTATCCCCACAAGAATCCTTTGCTAACCCCAACTATAGAAGTTCGAGTTCACCCCCGAGGGTATCGCTAAGCGTGCCGTTGCCACCGTCGACTTCTGGAAGGATGTCCCCAACGTCCGCTCCCCTCTCAACCGCGCGTTCAAGCAGATCATCTAGATTCAAGACGAGCAAAGCAAAGAGGAAAATTAAGAATAAGAACAAAAACAAGAAATAAGAGTGATGAGATAGCAAGAGGCTCGGGACGGGCCGACCCCGGGCAGAATGATTATGCAAGTGATGACGACGGGCTTTGGAGCAAGGTTTTATGGGCTACGTATGGTAAATTAGACGTCTCGCGAGATGAATTCAAATCTTTTTAGAACAAGTAACTGTGCTGTATCTGCTGCGTCTGTTGTTGTAACTGGTATATATGTCTGCCATGTGATTCTGTGATTTCCATGATTCCACGACATGGCAAAAAAACAGAGTTTGATGGATGTGGTCTGGTCTGTCTCAGTCCAAACACCATACAGATCGATCTATGTGCGACCTCTGAGGTATCTCGCTCAGTAGCATGCTCCATAGATAAACCCAAATACTCGTGGCTCGCCTCGCCTTGTAAGGATGACGGCTCGAGTTGGATGGCAAGCGTCCATGTCACCAAGATTTTTCATACACTTTCTTCTTGCTCGCCTGCCTTGTTTTCTTTATCTTCGTTCCTCCGTGGTATTATCCCATTTGTATTGCATCGCTTCGTAATCGTAGTCTTGGTCGTGGCGCATGTCCTGCAGACGATGTCTGTCCCCGGCATGGCTGGCTGCAGGGGAGTCGCGTCATTCGGGCCCATCCTCGTGTGCGCGGTCTTGACTCTCGGCCACCCACTCCTTCTGGAACTCTCTACCCACGCGTTCCAGCCTCGCAGAAGCACGGCGGGCCTCcctcgcctcctcggcggATCCGGCGACCACGACACCGACGAGCAGCGGCGCCGCGTCCTCGGAGCGCGGGTCGTCCTTTGCGGATGGCGGTTCGGACCGTGAGTCGAGGCCGTGGCTAGAGCCGGGCGCTGAACCGGGACGACtcgacgctgctgctgctgcagcgTTGTTGTTCCCGGCGGCGCTGGCTTCGGCGGTATCGCGGGGGTCGAGATAAGAGTGTAGGACGACGGGCCCGCGCTCCGGGTACTCGACCATGAGGCGCTGAGGAcggccgagaccaaggcgcTGGGCGGCGGTCTGGGAAGAGAGGGCGCTCGAGGTGAGGGCGGTAAGGGACTCGAGGTGGGATTgcgacgaggccgaggtgatgAGCGGGGTGAGGGTGACGTCGGAGAGGTGGAGGGAGAGGGTGGGGTGCTGCGAGGGGAGgctggccatgatggcggaCAAGCTTGAAGCTGTCTCGAGGGTCGTATGAGGAAGGTTGATTCAGGGGCGGAAGGGTCGAGCAGCAGGAGAGGGTGCTTGTGAGGGGGAATTGGcgcagaggaagaggggtATATGGTGTTGTAGCAGTAgagatggcggcggtggtggtggtggtggcagtGGTGGAGGGGGATGGACGTGACgatctgctgctggtgttggGACGGGAGCAGAGCAGCTGCACCAGTGACAAGCCCTGGAGCTCCCCCCTCCTCGCTTGGCTAGGCTGGACCCCGCTGGGAGCCGTGCCCTGTCAGTTGCGTAAGGTCTGCTAACCTCCGCTATCTCTAGCCTCTTGATACCATGGACAACCCCACCATGAACGGGCTTGAAAGGAGGGGAAGCTCTCGTCTTCTGCATCAGGCTCGATATGACCATGTGATCAAGACGGACAGTCAACGACTCTCTAGGGTATAATCGCAATTGCACCTGTTTTAGGCTGTCACGCAGTTTTGCGATACGATTATGAGCTGGCACCAGCGACGACATCAGCAGCTTTTGACAACCAAGCAGAACCCCGCCTTTCCCATTGATTCAGGGAGTCCCCGTCTCCACTGAAGCAACCGACGAAGCTCAGCGGCTATGCCGCCGTTTTCCACGGACTGGGTTTAGGTGCCCATTAGCTGGCTGCATTGGCTGGGTAGAGCTACGTCACAGCGGGGAGGGGCACAAAGGGGCTTGTGATAATATCACGGCGCTTCACTCGCAATCCACGAGAATGCCAACCAGGGATCGAAGCTAATGGGGAGACGGGCTAGGTCTGAACTGCTGCTAAGAAACCAACAAGTACTCGCCATTGGCTCGGCAAGCATTTGCTAACCGTGGGGTAAAGATGCCCTGCTGCGGAGGAATgtcttgcttcttggcccttTTTTTTGGCCCTTCAGGTTAATTTCTATTACCCCATGTCTCCTTTTTTTAACTCGTCCGGACAACGTCCGCTGGCGAGAGCCAAGAATGGGATCTGACTCTGGGGGATAATGAGATCCTGCGAGGGTTTTGCTTTTGGATCTGACATGGCTGATTTCGCTATATGTGTGCAGGAGAGGCTCAGTATCCCGTCTCGATGAGATGAAAGGCAGATACGAAGCCA is a window from the Fusarium keratoplasticum isolate Fu6.1 chromosome 5, whole genome shotgun sequence genome containing:
- a CDS encoding Transketolase, which encodes MGYGEIDQKAINTIRTLAVDATFHSNSGHPGAPMGMAPVAHVLFNKFMTFNPKNPDWLNRDRFVLSNGHGCMLQYALLHLFGYDLTIDDLKAFRSVDSRTPGHPEAHDTPGIEVTTGPLGQGISNAVGLAIAQAHTAATFNKPGFDLVNNHTFVFLGDGCLMEGVSSEACSLAGHLQLGNLIAVWDDNKITIDGDTAVAFTEDVPKRYEAYGWQVLTVEDGDHDLEGIEAAIKEAKANTEKPTLIQLKTTIGFGSLKQGTHGVHGSPLKADDIKQLKEKFGFNPEESFVVPQEVYDLYGKHSSEGAAAEQEWNQLFAKYKEQFPTEAADLVRRQTGDLPEGWEKNLPVYSPSDPAIASRKLSETVLQKVHEAIPELFGGSADLTGSNLTRWKDAVDFQPKSTGLGDYSGRYVRYGVREHAMGAILNGLAAYGTILPYAGTFLNFVSYAAGAVRLSALSRVRTIWVATHDSIGLGEDGPTHQPIETLAHFRALPNTLVWRPADGNETSGAYYVALTSKETPSIIALTRQNLPQLEGSTIEKAAKGGYVLREVEGADITLVATGSEVAIALDAVKVLEENHNIKARVVSLPCFEAFDLQDQEYRLSVLPDGIPSLSVEVMSTMGWERYTHEQFGINRFGASGAYKDVYKASHPLPLKFEFTPEGIAKRAVATVDFWKDVPNVRSPLNRAFKQII